Proteins encoded in a region of the Planococcus citri chromosome 1, ihPlaCitr1.1, whole genome shotgun sequence genome:
- the LOC135831802 gene encoding F-box/LRR-repeat protein 14-like, translated as MFCEKIIDDRGLSPLHDHSTPILTVIPTVSRTRRNHRFHPFSQQQPLLYRPHLNLPTKERSPSPLQTGTHISRLYPEILAHIFSYLDIRDKGIAAQVCTAWREASYHQSVWRGVEAKLHLRRPNPTLVNSLTSRGIKRVQILSLKKSFREITQGIGNLTSLNLSGCFNVRDDNLHQAFASSIPTLLNLDLSLCKQITDKSVLKIVQSLENLENLELGGCSNVTDSGLLAIANGLKRLKSLNLRSCWNVSDQGIRLIAGQTDKKTGNLTLERLGLQDCQHLSDEALKCISIGLTSITSINLSFCINISDVGLKYLAKIPSLRELNLSSCDNVSDAGVAYLAEAGSPITSLDVSFCDKVTDQSLDYISRGLFNLRCLSLTACPVSDEGICKLAKALSDLEVLNIGQCTRITDQSLFAISESFKNLKCVDLYGCSKISTDARQDAAAKLPSRCILNLGLWPVKKS; from the coding sequence ATGTTTTGTGAAAAGATAATCGATGATCGTGGATTATCACCGCTGCATGATCATTCAACACCAATTTTAACTGTAATACCAACTGTATCAAGAACTCGACGAAATCATCGTTTTCATCCGTTTTCACAACAGCAACCATTATTGTACAGGCCTCACTTGAATCTGCCTACCAAGGAACGTAGTCCATCACCTCTTCAGACCGGAACTCATATTTCACGTTTGTATCCAGAAATCTTAGCTCATATATTTAGTTACTTGGATATCAGAGATAAAGGAATTGCCGCACAAGTATGTACAGCTTGGAGAGAAGCTTCTTATCATCAGTCAGTTTGGAGAGGAGTTGAAGCTAAACTCCATTTACGGCGGCCGAATCCTACGCTTGTGAATAGTCTTACTAGTCGAGGTATCAAACGTGTTCAAAtactttcgttgaaaaagtcATTTCGCGAGATCACTCAAGGTATAGGTAATCTAACTTCACTGAATTTGAGCGGATGTTTCAACGTTAGAGATGATAATCTTCATCAAGCTTTTGCTTCGTCCATACCAACTTTATTAAACCTTGATTTATCATTGTGTAAGCAAATTACTGATAAAAGTGTTTTAAAGATTGTGCAGTCgttggaaaatttagaaaatttggagTTGGGCGGATGCTCGAATGTTACTGACTCGGGTTTATTAGCTATAGCAAACGGACTCAAAAGACTGAAAAGTTTAAACTTACGTTCATGTTGGAACGTTTCTGATCAGGGTATACGATTAATAGCTGGTCAAACTGATAAAAAGACTGGTAATTTAACGCTAGAACGGTTAGGTTTACAAGATTGTCAGCACTTATCCGACGAAGCGTTGAAATGTATTTCCATAGGTTTAACGTCTATTACTAGTATTAATTTGAGTTTTTGTATTAACATTAGCGATGTAGGTTTAAAGTATTTGGCTAAAATTCCATCGTTACGAGAACTAAATTTGAGCTCTTGTGATAATGTGTCAGACGCCGGCGTAGCGTATCTAGCTGAAGCAGGTTCACCTATTACTTCATTGGACGTTTCTTTCTGTGATAAAGTCACTGATCAGTCATTAGATTATATATCTAGAGGATTATTTAATTTACGATGCTTGAGCTTGACTGCGTGTCCTGTATCTGACGAAGGCATTTGTAAACTAGCCAAAGCACTGTCCGATTTGGAAGTGTTGAACATAGGTCAGTGTACTAGGATTACGGATCAAAGTTTGTTTGCCATTTCGGAGTcgttcaaaaatctaaaatgcgTAGATTTGTATGGCTGTTCGAAAATATCGACTGATGCTCGACAAGATGCTGCTGCCAAGTTGCCATCTCGTTGTATCTTAAATTTAGGCCTGTGGCCGGTGAAGAAATCCTAG
- the LOC135831801 gene encoding BUD13 homolog, which produces MNSEKASSKKIVSQKEYLKKYLSNTKTKTKKKPIKRANVKVIDDNDLTSHHTEENFDLETGEDAPVIAAVIDERPKTIQRLEAYKTSDRWAPVPQVNDAISENSSHKRNQRDPNEENHIYDDTESRHDSPTVEPRSITDCGEKYKKHSTSRINDASNSKDKRSGKLQNHSYRESSAVREEAHLKNTNDSNSLNTKKHRRHDTIFTEKKSRHQNRKNSSDESLSPQRKKHSGEDEKLKSGKLVKDRHSRRQSPSLDRKKSKDLIRNRHTYSSDESLSPQQMKYYKEDKKLKSEKVNKDRCSPRESHSPDTSKSKDRKRNNNAYSSDDSVSPRRTKNLKDYEESNSKKFNKDKYSHEEQHSPNRSKSRNQRKDHDALPAKKKRSKYSSDSSPSPDRRLSDKNKKLGKHLSNRVSREGLVETKKRDDKTRDYSSAKKKRDKSSSDRSLSPSHESRRKKKTHENSSDFSPSHDSNMTRKKKKNRHSSPRKKVSKRSSSSTSSSSHSSNQNIDGKNKCLIDKREKHREKKSDFGVSPERNRDYSKKKTEKNSSSLSITKKSEKYSSDRNSSRSKDEKITPVETVKSKYSSSSSKNKSERHDRKTNVENDENKEKPTAEQYYQWGKGLKQIEDENEKLAYALHEMSKPLARYADDEDLDKHLRNMERDGDPLAIIKRNLNDDSSADGAKPKYKGTYPQNRFGIPPGHKWDGVDRSNGYEVKWLGKAKAKEAVEEEAYKWSTEDM; this is translated from the exons ATGAATTCTGAGAAAgcatcttcgaaaaaaatcgtatctCAAAAGGAATACTTGAAGAAATATTTATCTAACACTAAGACTAAGACTAAGAAAAAACCGATTAAGCG GGCAAATGTCAAAGTAATCGATGATAACGATTTAACCAGCCATCATACCGAAGAAAACTTCGATTTGGAGACCGGTGAAGATGCTCCCGTTATTGCAGCCGTTATTGATGAAAGACCGAAAACAATACAACGTTTAGAAGCATATAAAACTAGCGATCGATGGGCTCCTGTACCACAAGTGAATGATG caatttccgAAAATTCATCGCACAAAAGAAATCAACGTGACCCCAATGAGGAAAATCACATTTATGATGATACTGAATCAAGACATGATTCACCCACTGTTGAACCTAGATCAATAACAGATTGCGGtgaaaagtataaaaaacaTTCAACTTCAAGAATTAATGATGCATCGAATTCGAAGGACAAAAGATCGGGTAAACTCCAAAATCACAGCTATCGAGAGTCGTCAGCTGTACGAGAAGAAGcgcatttaaaaaataccaatgaTTCCAATTCCCTAAACACCAAAAAACACAGAAGACATGATACTATATTCACAGAGAAGAAATCTCGCCATCAAAATCGTAAGAATTCGTCCGATGAAAGCTTATCACCTCAAAGAAAGAAACATTCgggagaagatgaaaaattgaaaagtggaAAGCTTGTTAAGGATAGACATTCACGTAGACAATCGCCATCTCTGGATAGGAAGAAATCGAAAGACCTAATAAGAAATCGTCATACGTATTCATCTGATGAAAGCTTATCACCTCAACAGATGAAATATTACAAGGAagataagaaattgaaaagtgaaaaagtcaATAAAGATAGGTGTTCGCCTAGAGAGTCACATTCTCCAGATACGAGTAAATCGAAAGacagaaaaagaaataataatgCGTATTCATCCGATGACAGTGTATCACCTCGAagaacgaaaaatttgaaagattatGAGGAATCgaactctaaaaaattcaataaagatAAGTATTCACATGAAGAGCAACATTCTCCAAATAGGAGTAAATCCAGAAATCAGAGAAAAGACCATGATGCATTACCTGCGAAGAAGAAACGATCAAAGTATTCTTCAGACAGCTCTCCTTCACCTGATCGTAGATTAtctgacaaaaataaaaaactaggTAAGCATTTATCAAATCGCGTTTCTCGAGAAGGTTTGGTGGAAACCAAAAAAAGAGACGACAAAACACGCGATTATTCTTCTGCTAAGAAAAAACGAGACAAAAGCTCTTCAGATCGTTCTCTTTCTCCAAGTCATGAGTCAAGAAGGAAGAAGAAAACGCACGAGAATAGTTCAGATTTTTCTCCTTCACATGATAGCAATATGAcgcgaaaaaagaagaaaaatcgtcATTCATCCCCGagaaaaaaagtctcaaaacgATCCTCTTCAAGTACTTCGTCTTCTTCGCATAGTTCTAATCAGAATATTGATGGGAAAAATAAGTGTCTCATCGACAAAAGAGAGAAGCACAGGGAAAAGAAATCTGATTTTGGTGTTTCTCCGGAACGAAATCGAGATTATAGTAAaaagaaaaccgaaaaaaattctaGTTCATTATCAATTactaaaaaatcagaaaaatattcgTCGGATCGTAATTCTTCGCGcagtaaagatgaaaaaataactccagtAGAGACAGTTAAATCTAAATATTCGTCTTCAAGTAGCAAAAATAAATCAGAGCGGCATGATAGGAAAACCAATGtagaaaatgacgaaaataaaGAGAAACCAACCGCAGAACAATACTACCAATGGGGAAAAGG aTTAAAACAAATCGAAgacgaaaacgaaaaactgGCTTACGCATTGCACGAAATGTCGAAACCTCTGGCTCGTTATGCGGATGACGAAGATTTAGACAAACATTTAAGAAATATGGAACGCGATGGAGATCCACTAgcaataataaaaagaaatttgaacgATGATAGTTCTGCTGATG GTGCTAAGCCAAA